In the genome of Eulemur rufifrons isolate Redbay chromosome 27, OSU_ERuf_1, whole genome shotgun sequence, one region contains:
- the PPFIA4 gene encoding liprin-alpha-4 isoform X3: MCEVMPTINEGDPLGPPHGADADANFEQLMVNMLDEREKLLESLRESQETLAATQSRLQDALHERDQLQRHLNSALPQEFATLTRELSMCREQLLEREEEISELKAERNNTRLLLEHLECLVSRHERSLRMTVVKRQAQSPSGVSSEVEVLKALKSLFEHHKALDEKVRERLRAALERVTTLEEQLAGAHQQVSALQQGAGVRDGAAEEEGTVELGPKRLWKDEAGRVEELQELLEKQNFELSQARERLVTLTASVAELEEDLGTARRDLIKSEELSSKHQRDLREALAQKDDMEERITTLEKRYLAAQREATSIHDLNDKLENELANKESLHRQELLEVAEQKLQQTMRRAETLPEVEAELAQRIAALTKAEERHGNIEEHLRQLEGQLEEKNQELARVRQREKMNEDHNKRLSDTVDRLLSESNERLQLHLKERMAALEEKNTLMQELESSQRQIEEQHLHKGRLSEEIEKLRQEVDQLKGRGGPFVDGIHARSHMGSASDVRYSLGTATHTPPGLHRRYSALREEPAKDWEPSPLPGVLASTAAPAFDSDPEISDVDEDEPGGLVGSVDVVSPSGHSDAQTLAMMLQEQLDAINEEIRMIQEEKESTELRAEEIETRVTSGSMEALNLTHLRKRGSIPTSLTALSLASASPPLSGRSTPKLTSRSAAQDLDRMGVMTLPSDLRKHRRKLLSPVSREENREDKATIKCETSPPSSPRTLRLEKLGHPALSQEEGKSALEDQGSNPSSSNSSQDSLHKGAKRKGIKSSIGRLFGKKEKGRLIQLSRDGATGHVMLTDSELSLQEPMVPAKLGTQAEKDRRLKKKHQLLEDARRKGTPFAQWDGPTVVSWLELWVGMPAWYVAACRANVKSGAIMSALSDTEIQREIGISNALHRLKLRLAIQEMVSLTSPSAPPTSRTSSGNVWVTHEEMETLATSTKTDSEEGSWAQTLAYGDMNHEWIGNEWLPSLGLPQYRSYFMECLVDARMLDHLTKKDLRVHLKMVDSFHRTSLQYGIMCLKRLNYDRKELEKRREESQHEIKDVLVWTNDQVVHWVQSIGLRDYAGNLHESGVHGALLALDENFDHNTLALVLQIPTQNTQARQVMEREFNNLLALGTDRKLDDGDDKVFRRAPSWRKRFRPRDHHGMLSASAETLPAGFRVSTLGPLQPPPAPPKKIMPEAHSHYLYGHMLSAFRD; encoded by the exons GAATTTGCCACCTTAACCCGGGAGCTGAGCATGTGTCGGGAGCAGCTTCTAGAGCGGGAGGAAGAGATATCAGAGCTGAAAGCAGAACGGAATAACACAAGG ctGCTTCTAGAACATCTGGAGTGCCTGGTGTCCCGCCACGAGCGGTCACTGCGGATGACTGTAGTGAAGCGCCAGGCCCAGTCGCCCTCAGGGGTCTCCAGTGAGGTGGAGGTGCTGAAGGCCCTCAAGTCACTCTTTGAGCACCACAAGGCCCTGGATGAGAAG GTGCGAGAGCGGCTCCGGGCAGCACTGGAGCGAGTCACCACCTTGGAGGAGCAGCTGGCAGGTGCCCACCAGCAG GTGTCTGCCTTgcagcagggggcaggggtgcGGGACGGAGCGGCAGAAGAGGAGGGGACCGTGGAGCTGGGGCCGAAACGCCTGTGGAAG GATGAGGCGGGCCGGGTGGAGGAGCTGCAGGAGCTCCTGGAGAAGCAGAACTTTGAGTTGAGCCAGGCCCGGGAACGACTGGTCACCCTGACAGCATCCGTGGCCGAACTTGAGGAGGACCTGGGCACGGCCCGCCGGGACCTCATCAAGTCTGAGGAGCTGAGCAGCAAGCACCAGAGGGATCTCCGGGAG GCTCTGGCCCAGAAGGATGACATGGAGGAGCGAATCACCACGCTGGAGAAGCGCTACCTGGCTGCTCAGCGCGAGGCCACATCCATCCATGACCTCAATGACAAACTGGAGAATGAGCTGGCCAACAAGGAGTCCCTGCACCGCCAG GAGCTCCTGGAGGTGGCAGAGCAGAAGCTGCAGCAGACGATGCGCAGGGCGGAGACGCTGCCAGAGGTGGAGGCTGAGCTGGCCCAGAGAATTGCAGCCCTCACCAAG GCTGAAGAACGCCATGGCAACATTGAGGAGCACCTGCGGCAGCTGGAGGGGCAGCTGGAGGAGAAGAACCAGGAGCTGGCAAGG GTGCGCCAGCGGGAGAAGATGAACGAGGACCACAACAAGCGGCTGTCAGACACCGTGGACCGGCTGCTTAGCGAGTCCAACGAGCGCCTGCAGCTCCACCTCAAGGAGCGCATGGCCGCCCTGGAGGAGAAG AACACGCTGAtgcaggagctggagagctcGCAGCGGCAGATCGAGGAGCAGCACCTCCACAAG GGCCGCCTGTCTGAAGAGATTGAGAAGCTGCGCCAAGAGGTGGACCAGCTGAAGGGTCGAGGGGGGCCGTTTGTGGATGGCATCCACGCCAG GTCACACATGGGCAGTGCATCGGACGTGCGGTACTCCCTGGGCACAGCCACCCACACACCCCCAGGTCTGCATCGCCGCTACTCGGCATTGAGGGAAGAGCCTGCCAAG GACTGGGAGCCATCTCCACTGCCTGGGGTGCTGGCCTCCACAGCTGCCCCTGCCTTTGACAGTGACCCTGAGATCTCTGACGTGGATGAGGACGAGCCAGGGGGTCTGGTGGGCTCTGTGGACGTTGTCTCTCCCAGCGGCCACTCAGATGCCCAGACCCTGGCCATGATGCTGCAGGAGCAGCTGGATGCCATCAACGAGGAAATCAG GATGATTCAGGAAGAGAAGGAGTCCACGGAGCTCCGCGCTGAGGAGATTGAGACGCGTGTGACCAGCGGCAGCATGGAGGCCCTGAACCTGACGCATTTGCGCAAGCGCGGCTCCATCCCCACCTCTCTGACCGCCCTGTCGCTGGCCAGCGCGTCCCCCCCACTCAGCGGCCGCTCCACACCTAAGCTCACCTCCCGCAGCGCTGCCCAGGACCTGGACCGAATGGGGGTCATGACCCTG CCCAGTGACTTAAGGAAGCATAGGAGGAAGCTGCTG TCGCCAGTGTCTCGGGAAGAGAACCGAGAGGATAAAGCCACCATAAAATGTGAgacttctcctccttcctcacccaGGACGCTGCGGCTAGAGAAGCTTGGCCACCCAGCCCTGAGCCAGGAAGAAGGCAAGAG TGCCTTGGAGGACCAGGGCAGCAAccccagcagcagcaacagcagccaGGACTCCTTGCACAAGGGTGCCAAGCGCAAGGGCATCAAGTCGTCCATTGGCCGCCTGTttgggaagaaggagaagggCAGGCTGATCCAGCTGAGTCGGGATGGAGCCACGGGCCATG TTATGCTGACGGACTCCGAGCTCAGCCTGCAGGAGCCCATGGTGCCTGCCAAGCTGGGGACCCAGGCAGAGAAGGACCGGCGGTTGAAGAAGAA ACACCAGCTGCTTGAAGATGCGCGCAGAAAAGGAACGCCCTTTGCCCAGTGGGATGGCCCCACTGTGGTCTCCTGGCTGGAG CTCTGGGTGGGGATGCCCGCGTGGTACGTGGCAGCCTGCCGGGCCAACGTGAAGAGTGGTGCCATCATGTCCGCCCTGTCGGACACAGAGATCCAGCGGGAAATTGGCATCAGCAATGCCCTGCACCGGCTCAAGCTCCGGCTGGCCATCCAGGAGATGGTGTCGCTGACGAGCCCCTCCGCCCCGCCCACCTCCAGGACC TCTTCTGGGAACGTCTGGGTCACCCATGAAGAGATGGAAACTCTGGCAACATCTACCAAAACA GACAGTGAGGAGGGCAGCTGGGCTCAG ACCCTGGCGTACGGGGACATGAACCACGAGTGGATCGGGAACGAGTGgctgcccagcctggggctgcCCCAGTACCGCAGCTACTTCATGGAGTGCCTGGTGGACGCACGCATGCTGGATCACCTCACCAAGAAGGACCTGCGGGTCCACCTGAAGATGGTGGACAGCTTCCATCG AACCAGCCTGCAGTATGGCATCATGTGTCTGAAGAGGCTGAATTACGACCGGAAGGAGCTGGAGAAGAGGCGGGAGGAGAGCCAGCACGAGATCAAGG ATGTGCTGGTGTGGACCAATGACCAGGTGGTTCACTGGGTCCAGTCCATTGGGCTCCGGGACTACGCGGGCAACCTGCATGAGAGTGGTGTGCACGGTGCCCTGCTGGCCCTGGACGAGAACTTCGACCACAATACGCTGGCCCTGGTCCTCCAGATCCCCACGCAGAACACCCAG GCGCGCCAAGTAATGGAGAGGGAGTTCAATAACCTGTTGGCTTTGGGCACAGACCGGAAGCTAGATGAT GGGGACGACAAGGTGTTCCGCCGCGCGCCCTCCTGGAGGAAACGCTTCCGGCCGCGGGACCACCACGGCATGCTCAGCGCCTCCGCGGAGACCCTCCCGGCGGGCTTCCGCGTGTCCACCCTGGGGCCCCTGCAgcccccgccggccccgccgAAGAAGATCATGCCGGAAG ctcacTCCCACTATCTCTACGGACACATGCTCTCTGCCTTCCGGGACTAG
- the PPFIA4 gene encoding liprin-alpha-4 isoform X2 — protein sequence MCEVMPTINEGDPLGPPHGADADANFEQLMVNMLDEREKLLESLRESQETLAATQSRLQDALHERDQLQRHLNSALPQEFATLTRELSMCREQLLEREEEISELKAERNNTRLLLEHLECLVSRHERSLRMTVVKRQAQSPSGVSSEVEVLKALKSLFEHHKALDEKVRERLRAALERVTTLEEQLAGAHQQVSALQQGAGVRDGAAEEEGTVELGPKRLWKDEAGRVEELQELLEKQNFELSQARERLVTLTASVAELEEDLGTARRDLIKSEELSSKHQRDLREALAQKDDMEERITTLEKRYLAAQREATSIHDLNDKLENELANKESLHRQCEEKARHLQELLEVAEQKLQQTMRRAETLPEVEAELAQRIAALTKAEERHGNIEEHLRQLEGQLEEKNQELARVRQREKMNEDHNKRLSDTVDRLLSESNERLQLHLKERMAALEEKNTLMQELESSQRQIEEQHLHKGRLSEEIEKLRQEVDQLKGRGGPFVDGIHARSHMGSASDVRYSLGTATHTPPGLHRRYSALREEPAKDWEPSPLPGVLASTAAPAFDSDPEISDVDEDEPGGLVGSVDVVSPSGHSDAQTLAMMLQEQLDAINEEIRMIQEEKESTELRAEEIETRVTSGSMEALNLTHLRKRGSIPTSLTALSLASASPPLSGRSTPKLTSRSAAQDLDRMGVMTLPSDLRKHRRKLLSPVSREENREDKATIKCETSPPSSPRTLRLEKLGHPALSQEEGKSALEDQGSNPSSSNSSQDSLHKGAKRKGIKSSIGRLFGKKEKGRLIQLSRDGATGHVMLTDSELSLQEPMVPAKLGTQAEKDRRLKKKHQLLEDARRKGTPFAQWDGPTVVSWLELWVGMPAWYVAACRANVKSGAIMSALSDTEIQREIGISNALHRLKLRLAIQEMVSLTSPSAPPTSRTSSGNVWVTHEEMETLATSTKTTLAYGDMNHEWIGNEWLPSLGLPQYRSYFMECLVDARMLDHLTKKDLRVHLKMVDSFHRTSLQYGIMCLKRLNYDRKELEKRREESQHEIKDVLVWTNDQVVHWVQSIGLRDYAGNLHESGVHGALLALDENFDHNTLALVLQIPTQNTQARQVMEREFNNLLALGTDRKLDDGDDKVFRRAPSWRKRFRPRDHHGMLSASAETLPAGFRVSTLGPLQPPPAPPKKIMPEAHSHYLYGHMLSAFRD from the exons GAATTTGCCACCTTAACCCGGGAGCTGAGCATGTGTCGGGAGCAGCTTCTAGAGCGGGAGGAAGAGATATCAGAGCTGAAAGCAGAACGGAATAACACAAGG ctGCTTCTAGAACATCTGGAGTGCCTGGTGTCCCGCCACGAGCGGTCACTGCGGATGACTGTAGTGAAGCGCCAGGCCCAGTCGCCCTCAGGGGTCTCCAGTGAGGTGGAGGTGCTGAAGGCCCTCAAGTCACTCTTTGAGCACCACAAGGCCCTGGATGAGAAG GTGCGAGAGCGGCTCCGGGCAGCACTGGAGCGAGTCACCACCTTGGAGGAGCAGCTGGCAGGTGCCCACCAGCAG GTGTCTGCCTTgcagcagggggcaggggtgcGGGACGGAGCGGCAGAAGAGGAGGGGACCGTGGAGCTGGGGCCGAAACGCCTGTGGAAG GATGAGGCGGGCCGGGTGGAGGAGCTGCAGGAGCTCCTGGAGAAGCAGAACTTTGAGTTGAGCCAGGCCCGGGAACGACTGGTCACCCTGACAGCATCCGTGGCCGAACTTGAGGAGGACCTGGGCACGGCCCGCCGGGACCTCATCAAGTCTGAGGAGCTGAGCAGCAAGCACCAGAGGGATCTCCGGGAG GCTCTGGCCCAGAAGGATGACATGGAGGAGCGAATCACCACGCTGGAGAAGCGCTACCTGGCTGCTCAGCGCGAGGCCACATCCATCCATGACCTCAATGACAAACTGGAGAATGAGCTGGCCAACAAGGAGTCCCTGCACCGCCAG TGTGAGGAGAAGGCTCGACACCTGCAGGAGCTCCTGGAGGTGGCAGAGCAGAAGCTGCAGCAGACGATGCGCAGGGCGGAGACGCTGCCAGAGGTGGAGGCTGAGCTGGCCCAGAGAATTGCAGCCCTCACCAAG GCTGAAGAACGCCATGGCAACATTGAGGAGCACCTGCGGCAGCTGGAGGGGCAGCTGGAGGAGAAGAACCAGGAGCTGGCAAGG GTGCGCCAGCGGGAGAAGATGAACGAGGACCACAACAAGCGGCTGTCAGACACCGTGGACCGGCTGCTTAGCGAGTCCAACGAGCGCCTGCAGCTCCACCTCAAGGAGCGCATGGCCGCCCTGGAGGAGAAG AACACGCTGAtgcaggagctggagagctcGCAGCGGCAGATCGAGGAGCAGCACCTCCACAAG GGCCGCCTGTCTGAAGAGATTGAGAAGCTGCGCCAAGAGGTGGACCAGCTGAAGGGTCGAGGGGGGCCGTTTGTGGATGGCATCCACGCCAG GTCACACATGGGCAGTGCATCGGACGTGCGGTACTCCCTGGGCACAGCCACCCACACACCCCCAGGTCTGCATCGCCGCTACTCGGCATTGAGGGAAGAGCCTGCCAAG GACTGGGAGCCATCTCCACTGCCTGGGGTGCTGGCCTCCACAGCTGCCCCTGCCTTTGACAGTGACCCTGAGATCTCTGACGTGGATGAGGACGAGCCAGGGGGTCTGGTGGGCTCTGTGGACGTTGTCTCTCCCAGCGGCCACTCAGATGCCCAGACCCTGGCCATGATGCTGCAGGAGCAGCTGGATGCCATCAACGAGGAAATCAG GATGATTCAGGAAGAGAAGGAGTCCACGGAGCTCCGCGCTGAGGAGATTGAGACGCGTGTGACCAGCGGCAGCATGGAGGCCCTGAACCTGACGCATTTGCGCAAGCGCGGCTCCATCCCCACCTCTCTGACCGCCCTGTCGCTGGCCAGCGCGTCCCCCCCACTCAGCGGCCGCTCCACACCTAAGCTCACCTCCCGCAGCGCTGCCCAGGACCTGGACCGAATGGGGGTCATGACCCTG CCCAGTGACTTAAGGAAGCATAGGAGGAAGCTGCTG TCGCCAGTGTCTCGGGAAGAGAACCGAGAGGATAAAGCCACCATAAAATGTGAgacttctcctccttcctcacccaGGACGCTGCGGCTAGAGAAGCTTGGCCACCCAGCCCTGAGCCAGGAAGAAGGCAAGAG TGCCTTGGAGGACCAGGGCAGCAAccccagcagcagcaacagcagccaGGACTCCTTGCACAAGGGTGCCAAGCGCAAGGGCATCAAGTCGTCCATTGGCCGCCTGTttgggaagaaggagaagggCAGGCTGATCCAGCTGAGTCGGGATGGAGCCACGGGCCATG TTATGCTGACGGACTCCGAGCTCAGCCTGCAGGAGCCCATGGTGCCTGCCAAGCTGGGGACCCAGGCAGAGAAGGACCGGCGGTTGAAGAAGAA ACACCAGCTGCTTGAAGATGCGCGCAGAAAAGGAACGCCCTTTGCCCAGTGGGATGGCCCCACTGTGGTCTCCTGGCTGGAG CTCTGGGTGGGGATGCCCGCGTGGTACGTGGCAGCCTGCCGGGCCAACGTGAAGAGTGGTGCCATCATGTCCGCCCTGTCGGACACAGAGATCCAGCGGGAAATTGGCATCAGCAATGCCCTGCACCGGCTCAAGCTCCGGCTGGCCATCCAGGAGATGGTGTCGCTGACGAGCCCCTCCGCCCCGCCCACCTCCAGGACC TCTTCTGGGAACGTCTGGGTCACCCATGAAGAGATGGAAACTCTGGCAACATCTACCAAAACA ACCCTGGCGTACGGGGACATGAACCACGAGTGGATCGGGAACGAGTGgctgcccagcctggggctgcCCCAGTACCGCAGCTACTTCATGGAGTGCCTGGTGGACGCACGCATGCTGGATCACCTCACCAAGAAGGACCTGCGGGTCCACCTGAAGATGGTGGACAGCTTCCATCG AACCAGCCTGCAGTATGGCATCATGTGTCTGAAGAGGCTGAATTACGACCGGAAGGAGCTGGAGAAGAGGCGGGAGGAGAGCCAGCACGAGATCAAGG ATGTGCTGGTGTGGACCAATGACCAGGTGGTTCACTGGGTCCAGTCCATTGGGCTCCGGGACTACGCGGGCAACCTGCATGAGAGTGGTGTGCACGGTGCCCTGCTGGCCCTGGACGAGAACTTCGACCACAATACGCTGGCCCTGGTCCTCCAGATCCCCACGCAGAACACCCAG GCGCGCCAAGTAATGGAGAGGGAGTTCAATAACCTGTTGGCTTTGGGCACAGACCGGAAGCTAGATGAT GGGGACGACAAGGTGTTCCGCCGCGCGCCCTCCTGGAGGAAACGCTTCCGGCCGCGGGACCACCACGGCATGCTCAGCGCCTCCGCGGAGACCCTCCCGGCGGGCTTCCGCGTGTCCACCCTGGGGCCCCTGCAgcccccgccggccccgccgAAGAAGATCATGCCGGAAG ctcacTCCCACTATCTCTACGGACACATGCTCTCTGCCTTCCGGGACTAG
- the PPFIA4 gene encoding liprin-alpha-4 isoform X7 encodes MCEVMPTINEGDPLGPPHGADADANFEQLMVNMLDEREKLLESLRESQETLAATQSRLQDALHERDQLQRHLNSALPQEFATLTRELSMCREQLLEREEEISELKAERNNTRLLLEHLECLVSRHERSLRMTVVKRQAQSPSGVSSEVEVLKALKSLFEHHKALDEKVRERLRAALERVTTLEEQLAGAHQQVSALQQGAGVRDGAAEEEGTVELGPKRLWKDEAGRVEELQELLEKQNFELSQARERLVTLTASVAELEEDLGTARRDLIKSEELSSKHQRDLREALAQKDDMEERITTLEKRYLAAQREATSIHDLNDKLENELANKESLHRQAEERHGNIEEHLRQLEGQLEEKNQELARVRQREKMNEDHNKRLSDTVDRLLSESNERLQLHLKERMAALEEKNTLMQELESSQRQIEEQHLHKGRLSEEIEKLRQEVDQLKGRGGPFVDGIHARSHMGSASDVRYSLGTATHTPPGLHRRYSALREEPAKDWEPSPLPGVLASTAAPAFDSDPEISDVDEDEPGGLVGSVDVVSPSGHSDAQTLAMMLQEQLDAINEEIRMIQEEKESTELRAEEIETRVTSGSMEALNLTHLRKRGSIPTSLTALSLASASPPLSGRSTPKLTSRSAAQDLDRMGVMTLPSDLRKHRRKLLSPVSREENREDKATIKCETSPPSSPRTLRLEKLGHPALSQEEGKSALEDQGSNPSSSNSSQDSLHKGAKRKGIKSSIGRLFGKKEKGRLIQLSRDGATGHVMLTDSELSLQEPMVPAKLGTQAEKDRRLKKKHQLLEDARRKGTPFAQWDGPTVVSWLELWVGMPAWYVAACRANVKSGAIMSALSDTEIQREIGISNALHRLKLRLAIQEMVSLTSPSAPPTSRTSSGNVWVTHEEMETLATSTKTDSEEGSWAQTLAYGDMNHEWIGNEWLPSLGLPQYRSYFMECLVDARMLDHLTKKDLRVHLKMVDSFHRTSLQYGIMCLKRLNYDRKELEKRREESQHEIKDVLVWTNDQVVHWVQSIGLRDYAGNLHESGVHGALLALDENFDHNTLALVLQIPTQNTQARQVMEREFNNLLALGTDRKLDDGDDKVFRRAPSWRKRFRPRDHHGMLSASAETLPAGFRVSTLGPLQPPPAPPKKIMPEAHSHYLYGHMLSAFRD; translated from the exons GAATTTGCCACCTTAACCCGGGAGCTGAGCATGTGTCGGGAGCAGCTTCTAGAGCGGGAGGAAGAGATATCAGAGCTGAAAGCAGAACGGAATAACACAAGG ctGCTTCTAGAACATCTGGAGTGCCTGGTGTCCCGCCACGAGCGGTCACTGCGGATGACTGTAGTGAAGCGCCAGGCCCAGTCGCCCTCAGGGGTCTCCAGTGAGGTGGAGGTGCTGAAGGCCCTCAAGTCACTCTTTGAGCACCACAAGGCCCTGGATGAGAAG GTGCGAGAGCGGCTCCGGGCAGCACTGGAGCGAGTCACCACCTTGGAGGAGCAGCTGGCAGGTGCCCACCAGCAG GTGTCTGCCTTgcagcagggggcaggggtgcGGGACGGAGCGGCAGAAGAGGAGGGGACCGTGGAGCTGGGGCCGAAACGCCTGTGGAAG GATGAGGCGGGCCGGGTGGAGGAGCTGCAGGAGCTCCTGGAGAAGCAGAACTTTGAGTTGAGCCAGGCCCGGGAACGACTGGTCACCCTGACAGCATCCGTGGCCGAACTTGAGGAGGACCTGGGCACGGCCCGCCGGGACCTCATCAAGTCTGAGGAGCTGAGCAGCAAGCACCAGAGGGATCTCCGGGAG GCTCTGGCCCAGAAGGATGACATGGAGGAGCGAATCACCACGCTGGAGAAGCGCTACCTGGCTGCTCAGCGCGAGGCCACATCCATCCATGACCTCAATGACAAACTGGAGAATGAGCTGGCCAACAAGGAGTCCCTGCACCGCCAG GCTGAAGAACGCCATGGCAACATTGAGGAGCACCTGCGGCAGCTGGAGGGGCAGCTGGAGGAGAAGAACCAGGAGCTGGCAAGG GTGCGCCAGCGGGAGAAGATGAACGAGGACCACAACAAGCGGCTGTCAGACACCGTGGACCGGCTGCTTAGCGAGTCCAACGAGCGCCTGCAGCTCCACCTCAAGGAGCGCATGGCCGCCCTGGAGGAGAAG AACACGCTGAtgcaggagctggagagctcGCAGCGGCAGATCGAGGAGCAGCACCTCCACAAG GGCCGCCTGTCTGAAGAGATTGAGAAGCTGCGCCAAGAGGTGGACCAGCTGAAGGGTCGAGGGGGGCCGTTTGTGGATGGCATCCACGCCAG GTCACACATGGGCAGTGCATCGGACGTGCGGTACTCCCTGGGCACAGCCACCCACACACCCCCAGGTCTGCATCGCCGCTACTCGGCATTGAGGGAAGAGCCTGCCAAG GACTGGGAGCCATCTCCACTGCCTGGGGTGCTGGCCTCCACAGCTGCCCCTGCCTTTGACAGTGACCCTGAGATCTCTGACGTGGATGAGGACGAGCCAGGGGGTCTGGTGGGCTCTGTGGACGTTGTCTCTCCCAGCGGCCACTCAGATGCCCAGACCCTGGCCATGATGCTGCAGGAGCAGCTGGATGCCATCAACGAGGAAATCAG GATGATTCAGGAAGAGAAGGAGTCCACGGAGCTCCGCGCTGAGGAGATTGAGACGCGTGTGACCAGCGGCAGCATGGAGGCCCTGAACCTGACGCATTTGCGCAAGCGCGGCTCCATCCCCACCTCTCTGACCGCCCTGTCGCTGGCCAGCGCGTCCCCCCCACTCAGCGGCCGCTCCACACCTAAGCTCACCTCCCGCAGCGCTGCCCAGGACCTGGACCGAATGGGGGTCATGACCCTG CCCAGTGACTTAAGGAAGCATAGGAGGAAGCTGCTG TCGCCAGTGTCTCGGGAAGAGAACCGAGAGGATAAAGCCACCATAAAATGTGAgacttctcctccttcctcacccaGGACGCTGCGGCTAGAGAAGCTTGGCCACCCAGCCCTGAGCCAGGAAGAAGGCAAGAG TGCCTTGGAGGACCAGGGCAGCAAccccagcagcagcaacagcagccaGGACTCCTTGCACAAGGGTGCCAAGCGCAAGGGCATCAAGTCGTCCATTGGCCGCCTGTttgggaagaaggagaagggCAGGCTGATCCAGCTGAGTCGGGATGGAGCCACGGGCCATG TTATGCTGACGGACTCCGAGCTCAGCCTGCAGGAGCCCATGGTGCCTGCCAAGCTGGGGACCCAGGCAGAGAAGGACCGGCGGTTGAAGAAGAA ACACCAGCTGCTTGAAGATGCGCGCAGAAAAGGAACGCCCTTTGCCCAGTGGGATGGCCCCACTGTGGTCTCCTGGCTGGAG CTCTGGGTGGGGATGCCCGCGTGGTACGTGGCAGCCTGCCGGGCCAACGTGAAGAGTGGTGCCATCATGTCCGCCCTGTCGGACACAGAGATCCAGCGGGAAATTGGCATCAGCAATGCCCTGCACCGGCTCAAGCTCCGGCTGGCCATCCAGGAGATGGTGTCGCTGACGAGCCCCTCCGCCCCGCCCACCTCCAGGACC TCTTCTGGGAACGTCTGGGTCACCCATGAAGAGATGGAAACTCTGGCAACATCTACCAAAACA GACAGTGAGGAGGGCAGCTGGGCTCAG ACCCTGGCGTACGGGGACATGAACCACGAGTGGATCGGGAACGAGTGgctgcccagcctggggctgcCCCAGTACCGCAGCTACTTCATGGAGTGCCTGGTGGACGCACGCATGCTGGATCACCTCACCAAGAAGGACCTGCGGGTCCACCTGAAGATGGTGGACAGCTTCCATCG AACCAGCCTGCAGTATGGCATCATGTGTCTGAAGAGGCTGAATTACGACCGGAAGGAGCTGGAGAAGAGGCGGGAGGAGAGCCAGCACGAGATCAAGG ATGTGCTGGTGTGGACCAATGACCAGGTGGTTCACTGGGTCCAGTCCATTGGGCTCCGGGACTACGCGGGCAACCTGCATGAGAGTGGTGTGCACGGTGCCCTGCTGGCCCTGGACGAGAACTTCGACCACAATACGCTGGCCCTGGTCCTCCAGATCCCCACGCAGAACACCCAG GCGCGCCAAGTAATGGAGAGGGAGTTCAATAACCTGTTGGCTTTGGGCACAGACCGGAAGCTAGATGAT GGGGACGACAAGGTGTTCCGCCGCGCGCCCTCCTGGAGGAAACGCTTCCGGCCGCGGGACCACCACGGCATGCTCAGCGCCTCCGCGGAGACCCTCCCGGCGGGCTTCCGCGTGTCCACCCTGGGGCCCCTGCAgcccccgccggccccgccgAAGAAGATCATGCCGGAAG ctcacTCCCACTATCTCTACGGACACATGCTCTCTGCCTTCCGGGACTAG